Within the Leptospira johnsonii genome, the region ATTATGGGCAGGGATCACGGCGTTGTTCAGTCGAGAAGTCAAAAAATCCATTGCTTACAGCACTGTGGAAAATATGAACTTTTTGTGGTTGAGCTTACTCATTTCTGCTTATTGGCAATCGAGTGAACAGGAAAGTTTAAGAATGCTCAGCAAGGCATTCGGAGTTCTTTTCTTGATCTCTTTGGTACATCATAGTATCAGTAAAACTTTCCAGTTCTTATTTTTCGGATACCTTACCAAATTATCGGGCAGATCCGAAGCGGATTCGAATACTGGAGTGGGAAGGATCAGTGGAATTCCAACATTCCTAGCCGCGATCGGGACTATGAGTTTTCTAGCGATCCCTGGAACCACTGGTTTCTTATCCGAATCCACATTTATTAAATTATTATCCGCAGTTTTAGAAGTAACTGATACGAGTGCTGCACTTGTTCTTCCACTTCTCATTTTAGTTTGCACAGGTTTAGCCGTAGGAGCCGCCGCTCACTTAAAACTTTTCCTGGGACTTGTTCTTTCCAGACCTCGCACGAATTTCGAAGACCATGGAAAGAACACTACAATCAACGTTTCTCTATTCTTAACGGGAGCCTTAGTACTGATCTCACCACTGATCATTCTGGGCCTCACAAATTATTATGCGATAAGAGTAGAATGGTTGGATTTCTCTTGGTTCAGAGGGATCGGGATATTGAACGTAATCGGTCTAGTCATTTTGTTAAGCGTAGGGTTGTTAGGACTCAGACATAGGATCAAAGAGAGAAAACTGTGGGATTGCGGCGGCTTATTCGGCGGATCGGAGGTAGCGATCGCAAGTTCTGCTCTTTCCGATCCGCTTGTCGCTCCTTTAGGCAGATATTTTGCTGACGAGGCAGGCAATTCCAGATTGGACAAAGGGTTCATTAAGATTCTATTAAGAATACTTTCTTCTTTGAAAGCTAAGATCCGAGGAGCAGATGACGAGTCCATTTCCGTGGACTTAACTTATTCTTCGTTCACTGTCTTAGCCATTCTGATCGTAATCATTATCGTTCGTCTTGCGGAGGGGGACATATGGTCACAGCTACTTTCTTATTGGGCATTCTGATCCAGATTTTAGCCTTTATATCTCTTCCGTTCTTATGCGGAGGCGTTCTCCAAAAGATCAGGGCGTATGCCCAAGGTAGAAAAGGTGCGCCCGTTCTACAGATCCTATATGATACAATTCGAATGATCAAAAAGAGCCCTATAGACGGTCCTTTCTCAGGATTTTTCTCAGAAAGTTCGGCGATATTCGCTTTTGCTTTCGGACTTGTCTTATGGTCCTTGGTTTCTTTCGAATGGGCTTCTTTATTACTGATCCCATTTTTGATAGGAATGATCCGATTTGCGACTG harbors:
- a CDS encoding proton-conducting transporter transmembrane domain-containing protein, with protein sequence MTVLAYLSVITSLLAPFLIGNVLGVDFFGKDSSIGLGLSLQAILGSFISVYVYGYEKERKALVIFGYAAFFLSTGICYLVGKSLWLILFWELSTISAFLLYIGGKWNDASIRSFVALVAAGGIGAFCFTFWIFSNDPRSGLFFLILGLLIKSAFFGVHFWLPEAHAGAPAHASAAYSGLLVNLPLVLFSKFALPLLPGTHYATILIPLAGIGVLWAGITALFSREVKKSIAYSTVENMNFLWLSLLISAYWQSSEQESLRMLSKAFGVLFLISLVHHSISKTFQFLFFGYLTKLSGRSEADSNTGVGRISGIPTFLAAIGTMSFLAIPGTTGFLSESTFIKLLSAVLEVTDTSAALVLPLLILVCTGLAVGAAAHLKLFLGLVLSRPRTNFEDHGKNTTINVSLFLTGALVLISPLIILGLTNYYAIRVEWLDFSWFRGIGILNVIGLVILLSVGLLGLRHRIKERKLWDCGGLFGGSEVAIASSALSDPLVAPLGRYFADEAGNSRLDKGFIKILLRILSSLKAKIRGADDESISVDLTYSSFTVLAILIVIIIVRLAEGDIWSQLLSYWAF